A stretch of DNA from Bradyrhizobium algeriense:
AAGCTCAAGATCGGCTTCGATGTGGCGGCGGATCTCGCCAATCTGGCCGCGCTGCGCGCCGGCGTTGGCGACGGCATGCTGGCGGCGGATGTCAATCAGGGCTGGTCGATCGATCAGGCGCTGGAGATAGTGCCGCGGCTCGGCGAGTTCGGTCTGCGTTGGCTGGAAGAGCCGCTTCGTGCCGATCGTCCCCGGCAGGAGTGGCAGAGGCTGCGTACGAGCGCCGGCATGCCGCTTGCGGCCGGCGAGAATATTGCAAGCTGCGAAGGCTTCGAACAGGTTCTTGCAGAGGATGTGCTTGATGTCGTTCAGCCTGACATCGCCAAATGGGGCGGGCTGACGATTTGCCGTGGACTGGCGGACGACATCCTGAAAGCGGGCAAGACCTTTTGCCCGCATTACCTCGGTGGCGGAATAGGATTGCTTGCGTCCGCACATCTGCTTGCCGGCGCCGGAGGCGACGGCTGGCTGGAAGTGGACGTCAACGACAATCCGCTCCGCGATCAATTCTGCGGACCGGTCTTCGACGTGTCCGAGGGCCTGGTCGCTCTGAACGAGGAGCCGGGCCTTGGAATAGCGCCCGATTTTTCATCGATCGAGCGCTACCGCACGCTATAGGGCGCTCAGGAGGCTGCGGGTGCCGCCGGACCGGGTGGGTGCGTCAAGACCCGATCGGGCAAGCACCTGAAGGCGAGCGGAATCCTGTCAGCATTGTAACGATCTGCTCGCGCAATCGTGTGCGGCCAGGCGGCGCGCCGGACTTAGCTTTAAGTGCAGGTCGTTGCAACGCGTGGAGTGTGAACCATGAAACCATTTTCGCTTCTCTTGTTCGCCGCTTGCCTTGTGCTCTCGGATGCCGCGTTTGCCCGTGGCGGCATGGGATCGCACATGTCGATGCCGATGACAGGCGGCGGAGCGCTCGGCACGAGTGCTGCTGCACCCGGGACGAATTCTCTGGGTACCGCGCTGCCATCGTCCGGCATTGCTGGCCACGTCATGAAGGGGCCGTTGCTTGGTACAGACCCCACCATCGACAAGGAAGACGCGCGGCTCGAGAAGATGCTTCAAGGATCAATCTGCCGCGGCTGTTGAGGAAAGCCCGGCGCGCTCGGTGCAGCGTTAGCCTGGAAGCCGCGGAGGTATGGCAGTGCATGGACGAAGACAGCGCATTTCTGGTGCGGTGATTGCCGCTGGACGGCTTCGTCGTGCCGGTCCTGGCTTGCCGAGCCGTAGCTCGCGGGCCGAGCAGCCCGCCTTCGGCCGCCAGCCAGCGAACAGTCAGCTGTCAAAACGTCTCGGTAATCTTGCTCAGGCGAGGGGGACGGTCCGGGTCAAATCCGAAGGTGCGCGCCGTCTGTTCGATCATCCGATAGGCCGGAACGAGCATGGTGATCGGGTCGGTGGCGGGATCATCCTCGGCCAACCAGGGCAGCGAGCCATGTGGTCCGCCGCATAGATGCAGCGTGATCTTTTGCTCGCGCAATTCTTCTGCCAGTGCGTCCACCGTCGCTGCCGTTTCATCCATGAGGCGCATCATGACAACCGGCGTGCGCGATGATAGCGCGGCGCGCGGCCCGTGCTGCAGCTCGGCGGCGCTTAGACCGATGGAAGGCAGGCGCAGGATTTCCGAAAGTTTGAGCGCGATCTCCCGCGCCGAGCCCAGGCCCAGGCCCCGCGCCGCCACAAACACAGCTGACGCCTTGGCGAGATCATCGGCAATCTCGGACCAGTCGAGCGCCAGCGCGCGGTGCAGGCGGTCGGGCAGCCTGTCGAGGGCTGACCGCAGCGCACGATCCTCCGCCAGTTCGGCAACAAGTCCGGCGCCAGCGGCCATCGAGCCGATCACCGTCTTGGTCGCGGCTACGGAGTGCTCTCTGCCGGCTTCGATCGGAACGACGAACTCCGCTTCGTCAGCCACCGGCGACGACGTCGCATTGACGATGGCGATGGTGCGGGCGCCCGCGGCGCGCGCCGATCTGGTCGCCGCGATAAGATCCGGGCTGCGCCCGGATTGCGAGATCACGATGAACAGCGCATGGCGCAGCATCAACGACGTGCGAAATGCTGTGATCACCGAAGGAGCGCTGGCTGAAACGGGAAGGCGAAGCCGCGTCTCGACAAGGTATCTTAAGAAAACCCCGGCATGCCCGGAGCTTCCCCGGCCGCACACGACGCACAGGGGAGCGGAGCCAATCCCAATTCGCTGTGCAATATCGCGCGTGGCGGGGCGGTTACGAACAATTTTGGCGACCACATCCGCGCTTTCCCCGATTTCGCTCGCCATTGCGGATGACGTCACGGCTCAACCGCTCCGCCCTGCTTGCGCGCCGGCGCTCCCTTGGGATGCCGGTCACGATGCGAATCACGATCCTTGGCGAGCTCGGCAAACACGCGCCGAAGGTTGCCGTCACAGTTTTTCAGAATGGTCTCGGCATCAACCCTGTCGACACCCAACGCCAGAAGGCTTGCCGTCTTGATGTCTCCCTCGGCCTGCTCAAGCCAGCGTGCCGCGTGCGACGGATCACAGTGCGCGATTTGCGCCACCATGGCCTCGGCGCGCCGCTTCAGCTTGGCGTTGGTCGGCTGCATGTTCACCATCATGCCGCGGTACACCCGGCCAAGGCGCAGCATGATCCCTGAGGAGATCAGGTTGAGCACAACCTTCTGCGCGGTGCCCGCCTTCATCCGCGTGGAGCCGGCGATCAGCTCGCGGCCGGTCTCGATCAAGATCGGAAACTTTGCCGACGCCAGCAGTGCGGTGCCGGGATTGTTGGCAACACCGATCGTCACTGCACCGAAAGAGCCTGCCTGCTGCAGCGCCGCGACCGTGAACGGCGTTGTCCCGCTGG
This window harbors:
- a CDS encoding mandelate racemase/muconate lactonizing enzyme family protein yields the protein MAFSVRTIQAFCYRYPLSTPVVTSFGRMLNRPAVFVRAEDEDGVVGWGEVWSNFPSTGAEHRARLVNEVLAPALIGRELDGPAQAFETLTQGTSVLALQCGEPGPFAQAIAGIDLALWDLHARRHRQPLWRLLGGRSGKIKAYASGINPGGARQTAEAAMRRGHRALKLKIGFDVAADLANLAALRAGVGDGMLAADVNQGWSIDQALEIVPRLGEFGLRWLEEPLRADRPRQEWQRLRTSAGMPLAAGENIASCEGFEQVLAEDVLDVVQPDIAKWGGLTICRGLADDILKAGKTFCPHYLGGGIGLLASAHLLAGAGGDGWLEVDVNDNPLRDQFCGPVFDVSEGLVALNEEPGLGIAPDFSSIERYRTL
- a CDS encoding N-acetylmuramic acid 6-phosphate etherase, whose amino-acid sequence is MATEEVDPRFADLDAWSLTSAMEAMWEGQVAAVAAIGHALPAITAATEAAKAALGDHGRIVYVGAGTSARVAVQDGAELTPTFAWPSERVRFIVAGGDSAFVTSIEGAEDDVDDAVMQINAAQLTAHDVVIAVAASGTTPFTVAALQQAGSFGAVTIGVANNPGTALLASAKFPILIETGRELIAGSTRMKAGTAQKVVLNLISSGIMLRLGRVYRGMMVNMQPTNAKLKRRAEAMVAQIAHCDPSHAARWLEQAEGDIKTASLLALGVDRVDAETILKNCDGNLRRVFAELAKDRDSHRDRHPKGAPARKQGGAVEP
- a CDS encoding SIS domain-containing protein gives rise to the protein MASEIGESADVVAKIVRNRPATRDIAQRIGIGSAPLCVVCGRGSSGHAGVFLRYLVETRLRLPVSASAPSVITAFRTSLMLRHALFIVISQSGRSPDLIAATRSARAAGARTIAIVNATSSPVADEAEFVVPIEAGREHSVAATKTVIGSMAAGAGLVAELAEDRALRSALDRLPDRLHRALALDWSEIADDLAKASAVFVAARGLGLGSAREIALKLSEILRLPSIGLSAAELQHGPRAALSSRTPVVMMRLMDETAATVDALAEELREQKITLHLCGGPHGSLPWLAEDDPATDPITMLVPAYRMIEQTARTFGFDPDRPPRLSKITETF